In the genome of Lysobacter sp. 5GHs7-4, the window GAGGCGCAGGTGGTGTTGGTGGTCGGATTGCGGCTAGGCTGCATCAACCACGCGCGCCTGACTGCGCGCGCGATCGAGGCCGAGGGGCTGCCTCTGATCGGCTGGATCGCCAATGAGATGGACCCTCATATGGACCGCCGCGACGACAATTTCCGTTTGTTGCAAGACCGCCTGCGCGTGCCGTGCTGGGGCCGGCTGCCGTATGCGCCTCAACCCGATCCGCTGCGTTTTTCGCCCCGGCTGCAGGTGCCGTAAGCGCCCGGCTCCCGTGACTTTGTGGGGGGGGGGGCGGCGGGCGGACTGTTAGACTTTTCGTAGGAACTTGCACGATCAACCGAGCGCTCGCGCTCTAGACAACGATGGAACCGGAGTCTTACCCATGATCATGATCCCGCGTTCGGCGGCCCTGGCCTTCGCACTGGCCCTTGCCCTCACTGCTTGCGGCGGTGGCGAAGAACAAGCCGGCGGCGTGCCGCCCCCGCCGGAGTTGGGCGTGATCAAGGTGCAGCCGGCGAGCGTGCCGCTGCAGAAGGATCTGGTCGGCCGCCTGGCCGCGTATCGCAGCGCCGACGTGCGCGCGCGCGTGCCGGGCGTGCTGCAGCGCCGCGTCTACGCCGAAGGCAGCGACGTGCGCGAGGGCCAGGTGCTGTTCGAAATCGATCCGGCGCAGATGCAGGCCGAAGTCGGCCAGGCCCAGGCCTCGCTGGCCTCGGCGCAAGCCAACTACGCCAACGCCAAGGCCGCCGCCGACCGCGCGCGCCGCCTGGCGCCGGAGAAGTTCATCTCGCGCTCCGACCTGGACAACGCGCTGGCCGCCGAACGCAGCGGTTCGGCGGCGGTGAAGCAGGCCGAGGCGGCGCTGGCCAATTCGCGCATCAACCTGGGTTACGCCACCGTGCGTTCGCCGATCAACGGCCGCGCCGGCAAGCAGCAGGTCACCGAGGGCGCGCTGGTCGGGCAGGGCACGCCGACGCTGCTGACCACGGTCGATCAGATCGACCAGCTGTACGTGAACTTCTCGCTCAGCGTGTCGGAACTGGAACAGATCCGCCGCGCCCAGGGCGGACAGGCGCAGGGCGAGACCCAGGTGCAGGTGGTGCTGCCCGACGGCACCGTCTACCAGCGCCCGGGCACGATGGATTTCTCCGGCGACGTGGTCGATCCGGCCACCGGCGCGATCGCGCTGCGCGCACGCGTGCCCAACCCCGACAAGACCCTGCTGCCCGGCACCTACGTGACCCTGAAGGCCACGCTGGGCAACCAGGCCAATGCGTTCCTGGTGCCGCAGGCGGCGCTGCAGCGCGACGCCGGCGGCTCCTACATGCTGGTGGTGGGCGCCGACGGCAAGGTCGCGCGCAAGGGCGTGACCGCCGACCGCAGCCAGGGCGGCAACTGGGTGATCAGCAACGGCCTGGCCGCGGGCGACCAGGTGGTGGTCTCCGGCATCCAGCGCGCGGTGCCGGGCGAGGCGGCCAAGGCCACGCCCTGGCAGCCCGAGGGCAAGAAGGACCAGCCTGCCGCAGGCGCGGCGCCCGCCGCCAAGGACTGAGCGACCGCCATGTCCAGATTCTTCATCAATCACCCGGTGTTCGCCTGGGTCATCGCGATCCTGATCACGCTCGGCGGCGTGCTCGCGATCTTCAACCTCGGCGTCGAGTCCTATCCCAACATCGCCCCGCCGCAGGTGGGCATCTCGGCCAGCTACCCCGGCGCCAGCGCCGAAACCGCCGAAGGCGCGGTCACCCAGGTGATCGAGCAGCAGCTGACCGGTATCGACAACCTCGATTACTTCAGCTCCTCGTCCAGCGCCTCGGGCGGCTCCTCGATCACCCTGACCTTCGCGCCCGGCACCGATCCTGATATCGCCCAGGTGCAGGTGCAGAACAAGGTCGCCCTGGCGACGCCGCGACTGCCGGAAGAAGTGACCCGGCAGGGCGTGGTGGTGGCCAAGTCGAATTCGAACTTCCTGATGGTGGTGGCGCTGCGTTCGGAAAATCCGGGCGTGGACACCAACGCGCTCAGCGACATGATCGGTTCGCGCGTGCTCGACCAGATCGCGCGCGTGCCCGGCGTGGGCAGCACCCAGCAGTTCGGCAGCGAATACGCCATGAACATCTGGCTCAACCCCGAGCAGCTGCAGGGCTACGGTCTGTCGGCGACCCAGGTGCTGAGCGCGGTGCGCGGCCAGAACGTGCAGTTCGCGGCCGGTTCGATCGGCGCCGAGCCCTCGCCGCAGGAGCAGGCCTACACCGCCACGGTCTCCGCCGAGGGTCGCTTCAGCACGCCCGAGGAGTTCGGCAACATCATCCTGCGCGCCAACGCCGACGGCACTACGGTGCGCTTGAAGGACGTGGCCCGGATCAAGATCGGTTCGCAGTCCTACGGCTTCGAAGCGCGCTGGAACGGCGCCCCGACCGGCGCCTTCGCCGTGCTGCTCAGCCCCGGCGCCAACGCCCTGGGCGTGGCCGAGGCGGTGCGCAAGCGCATGGACGAGCTGCAGACCAGCTTCCCGCAGGGCGTGAAGTGGTTCTCGCCCTACGACACCTCGACCTTCGTGCGCATCTCGGTGGAGGAGGTCGTCAAGACCCTGCTCGAGGCGATCGTGCTGGTGTTCCTGGTGATGCTGATCTTCCTGCAGAACTTCCGCGCCACCCTGATCCCGACCCTGGTCATCCCGATCGCGCTGATGGGCACGTTCCTGGGCATGTACATCCTCGGGTTCACCATCAACCAGCTCAGCCTGTTCGGCATGGTGCTGGCGATCGGCATCGTGGTGGACGACGCGATCGTGGTGATCGAGAACGTCGAACGCATCATGACCGAGGAGGGCTTGAACGCCCGCCAGGCCACGATCAAGGCGATGAGCCAGATCAGCGGCGCGGTGGTGGCAATCACCGTGGTGCTGGCGGCGGTGTTCATCCCCAGCGCGTTCCAGGGCGGTTCGGCCGGCGAGATCTACAAACAGTTCGCGATCACCATCGCCATGGCGATGGCGTTCTCCGCGTTCCTCGCGCTGGGTTTCACCCCGGCGCTGTGCGCGAGCATGCTCAAGCCGACCGAGCACCATAAGTCCAACTTCGTCTTCCGCGCCTTCAACACGGTCTACAACAAGGTCGCCAACACCTACGTCGGCCACATCGGCAGCGCGGTCAAGCACGCGCCGCGCTGGATGGCGGTGTTCGTGGCGCTGGCGGTGTTGTGCGGTTTCCTGTTCACCCGCCTGCCGGGCAGCTTCCTGCCCGAAGAGGACCAGGGTTACGCGCTGGCGCTGGTGCAGCTGCCGCCGGGCGCGACCATGCGCCGCACCCAGGCCGTGTTCGACGACATGCGCAAGGCCCTGGAGAAGCAGGAGGGCTACGACGGCATGATGGAAGTGGCCGGCTTCAGCTTCGTCGGTCAGGGCGAGAACATGGGCATGGCCTTCATTCGCCTGAAGCCCTGGGGCGAGCGCAAGGTCGACGCGAGTACCTTCATCCAGACCACCTACGGCACCTTGGCCGGCATCCGCGACGCGCAGATCTTCGTGATCAACCTGCCCACCGTGAGCGGCCTGGGTTCGTTCGGCGGCTTCGACATGTACCTGCAGGACCGCGGCGGCAAGGGCCGCGAGGCCCTGGCCGAGGCGCGCAATATCCTGTTGGGCAAGGCCGGCGAGAACAAGGCGCTGACCGGCGTGCGTCCGAACACGCAGGAAGATTCGCCGCAGCTCAAGCTCGACGTCGACCGCGTGCAGGCGCAGGCCATGGGCCTGTCGGTGAACGACATCTACAGCTCGATCCAGCTGATGCTGGCGCCGGTCTACGTCAACGACTTCGTCGACAACGGCCGCATCAAGCGCGTGACCATGCAGGCCGACGCGCAGTACCGCACCGGTCCGGAAGCCTTGAGCCGCTTCTACACGCCCAACCCGTCGGCGGCGACCAACGTCGACGGCAGCGCGGCGGACGTCACCACCAACGCGATGATTCCGCTGACCAACGTGGTCCACAGCAAGTGGATCATGGCCTCGCCCTCGCTGACCCGTTACAACGGTTACTCGGCGGTCGAGATCGTGGGTTCGCAGGCGCCGGGACACAGCTCGGGCGAGGCCATGAACGCGATGCAGGCGATCGTGGACAACGACCTGCCGGAAGGTTTCGGCTACGACTGGACCGGCCAGTCCTATCAGGAAATCCTGTCGGGCAATCAGGCGCCGATGCTGATGGCGCTATCGATCCTGGTGGTGTTCCTGTGCCTGGCGGCCTTGTACGAAAGCTGGTCGGTGCCGGTGGCGGTGTTGCTGGTGGTGCCGCTGGGCGTGCTCGGCGCGGTGGTGTTCTCGTTGCTGCGCGGTCTGCCCAACGACATCTACTTCAAGATCGGCCTGATCACGGTGATCGGTCTGGCGGCGAAGAACGCGATCCTGATCGTGGAGTTCGCGATCGAGCAGCGGCAGGCGGGCAAGACCTTGCGCGAGGCTACGATCGAGGCCTGCAAGCTACGGTTCCGTCCGATCCTGATGACGTCGTTCGCGTTCATCATGGGCGTGATTCCGCTGGCGATCTCTTCGGGCGCGGGCGCCAATTCGCGTCATGCGATCGGCACCGGCGTGATCGGCGGCATGATCTTCGCGACCTTCCTGGGCGTGCTGTTGATCCCGGTGTTCTATGTGGTGGTGCGCCGGATCCTGGGCGACAAGTTGGACGAGGCGCCGAAGATCGTGCGTCACGACGACGAGCCGCCGGTGGTCAAGCCGGCGACTTGAGTCGCGACGCGATGAACGAAAAGCCCGCCGAAAGGCGGGTTTTTTTTGACGCGCATTTGTCGCGTCACTTCCGAGCGTTTCAGCCCGTGTCGCCCGCAACAGCACTATCTCCCTGTAGGAGCGGCGTGAGCCGCGACCGCGAATCCCGGTTACCGCGCCTGTCCGGCTCCGATAGCCTCCAAACTCCGGCGTCGCGCTTTTAGCTCCCTCCTTTAACAAAGGAGGGTTGGGGAGGATTTGCTTTTGTTGTTGCTCTGCTGCTTCTGACCGAAGGTCAAAGGCTTCCGCCTGCTGCGCATGCGGGTCACTTTCTCTTGCTAGCCCAAGAGAAAGTAACCAAAGAGAAGGGCTTGAGCCCAGAGCTCCCGTGTGGCTTCGGTTCTGGCGCGGGGATTTTTCGATAAGACATCCCTGTCTTATCGAAAAACGGCGCGCGTCCTGCGCGCCGCCCTCCGGGTCTGGGAATGGTCGTGTGGCTTCGGTTCTATGGACTTCAATGCCGGAGCACACTCAACGGCAACGGCAACGGCAACGGCAACGGCAACGGCAACGGCAACGGCAACGGCGGGCGCTGCGACGCAATCGTGCCGCCGAATTCCAGCCAACAAAAAACCCGGTAGCTCGCGCTACCGGGTTTCGTGTCCGTCGGGGGTACGACGAGGAGAGAGACGTTGCGGATTACTTGGCGGCGACCTTGGCGGTGGCGGCCTTGGTGGCCTTCTCGACGTTGGCCTGGGTGGTCTTGGCGGCCGACTCGATCTGCGACTTGGCCAGCTCGCCGATGGCTTCGTTGGCCTTCAGGGTGCGGCCGAAGACTTCCTGGTTGGTGCTGACGGCGCGCTCGACGTTCTCGCGGGCGACCTGCACGCCCTTCGGCCACAGGGTCTTGAGGGCGTCGAAGTCGCGGGCTTCGGCGGCTTCGCCGAAGAAAGCGAAGGTGGCGTTGACACGGTCTTCGATCGCGGCCAGCTGCAGGCCGAACACGGCCTCGGCGTTGTCGAGGGTCAGACGGTTGACCTGAGCAGCCGTGTCAGCGAACTGACGCGTCGCGGCGGCGAACTGCTCGTTGAACTGCTGGTACATGGCGTGCTCCTGAGATTCGGGTGGTCCGGGCAGGGATCGCTCGGATTGTGCGGTGCAGCATAATCCCGGCTTTGTTGCGATGCAACATCGAACCGACGAACGGTTGCCGGCTGTTCATTCAGCCTTTTCAATCAATGGCTTGCGTGCGCCGCGGGCATCCGGCGCGGCTCAGGATCGACCGCGGCCATGACCGCGCGATGACGGACGGCGGCGCCGGGCCGCCGTTCCAGGGGCTCAGCCGCGGTAGCGGCAGCCGGAGGTGCAGGTCTCGTGGACCACGATCTCGCTCAGCAGCGGCAGCGCCGGCTTCAGGCGCTCCCAGATCCACACCGCCAGCCGCTCGCTGGTCGGATTTTCCAGGCCGGGGATGTCGTTGAGGTAGTGGTGGTCGAGCTGGTCGTACAGCGGTTGGAACGCCTTTTTGACGTCGCCGAAGTCCATCACCCAGCCGCTGTGCTCGCCCAGCTCGCCTTCCAGGTGCACCTCGACCCGGAACGAATGGCCGTGCAGGCGCGCGCACTTATGGCCTTCCGGTACGTTCGGCAGCCGGTGCGCGGCTTCCAGGGTAAAGACCTTGTAGATGTTCATGGCGTCATTGTGCGGCAAGCCGCCTGGGTCGGCGATCCGGCCGGCGAAGGGGCGTATGGGGCGGCGGATACGAAAAAGCCCGCGGCTGCGGGCTTTGACTGCGGCGCGTGCGGCGCCTGGAACGATGGTGGCTATGGGTGGACTCGAACCACCGACCCCAGCATTATGAGTGCTGTGCTCTAACCGGCTGAGCTACATAGCCACGGGGAACCGCGAATTATTCATGCCGGGACGGGTGCCGTCAATCGTTCCGGGCCGGCTTGTCGTCGGGCGGGGGCCGTGGCAGAGTCGGACGCAGTGAATTTGGAGTCCGCATCGTGATCGATCCGGACGGCTACAGGCCCAATGTCGGCATCGTGCTGATGCACCCGGACGGCCGCCTGTTCTGGGCCCGACGCGTGCATCGCGACGGCTGGCAGTTCCCGCAAGGCGGGATGAACACCGACGAGACGCCGCTCGAGGCGATGTACCGGGAGCTGCGCGAAGAGACCGGCCTGCTGCCGCAGCACGTCGAGGTGCTGGGCGCGACCCCGGGCTGGCTGCGCTACCGCCTGCCGCAGCGCGCCATCCGGCGCAACGACCGCCTGGTCTGCATAGGCCAGAAACAGGTCTGGTTCCTGCTGCGCCTGACCGGGCAGGAGTCCGACCTGCGCCTGGACCTGACCGACAAGCCCGAGTTCGACCACTGGCGCTGGGTGGACTTCTGGTACCCGGTCGAGCACGTGGTGGTGTTCAAGCGCGGGGTCTATTCCAGCGCCCTGCGTCATCTGGCCCCGTTCGCGCGCAGCATTGCCGGGGCCCAGGCGGTGCCGGCGCCCGGCCCGGACCCCCGTCCGCAGATGGACCCGCGCGCAGGCGGCCCCGGCCGCAACCGCCAGCGGCCCCGGTCGCGCCCACCCGGGATGAACGCCCGCGGGGGGCAGGATCCGTCAACGAATTGACAATCATTCTCATTCCTGGCGAAATGGGTTCGCAGCCGATCCGGCTGCCTGCCCGCCCAACGCCACCGTGTACGTCTGCATCTGCAACGGAGTCACCGAACGCGACATCCTCCAGGCCGCCGAGGCCGGTTGCCGCAGCGTGCCCGAACTGACCATGCGGACCGGCGCCGGCGCCAATTGCGGCAGCTGTCTGGACATGGCCTCCGAGCTGCTGGAACGCGCCCGCGCCTCGCGCGAGTTGCCGCTGCCGGTGTTGCAGCAAGCCGCCTGACCGTCCCGCGCGTCGCGGTCCGCGGCGCCGCCTTCCGTCGATTCGCCCCTGTGCCGCCGTGTGCGAAATGCACTCGATTCGCGTTCCGTCACGGCGTGCGCGAAAGGTCTAGAGTGCCGCCATTGCAAACGCTGGAGCAGGGCCATGAAGGGCGACCCCAAGGTCATCGAATTCCTCAACAAGGCGCTCTATAACGAGCTGACCGCGATCAACCAGTACTTCCTGCACGCCAAGATGCTGAAGAACTGGGGCCTGAAGGAACTCGCCGATCACGAGTACCACGAGTCGATCGACGAGATGAAGCACGCCGACAAATTGTCCGAGCGCATCCTGTTCCTCGACGGCCTGCCGAACTTCCAGGCGTTGGGCAAGCTGCGCATCGGCGAGAACCCGCGCGAACTGCTCAACTGCGATCTGGCGCTGGAGCTGGAGGCGCTGCCGGTGCTGCGCGACGGCATCAAGCACGCCGAGGCCGTGGGCGATTACGTCAGCCGTCAGCTGTTCGCCGACATCCTCGATTCGGAGGAAGAACACATCGACTGGATCGAAACCCAGTTGGCGCTGATCGATCGCCTGGGCGAGCAGAACTACCTGCTGACCAAGATCGAAGAGTAAGGCGCCGGTCGCACGCGACCGGCCACCGCATCCAGCCAGCCATCGGGCGCGCCGCGCGCGTCACGTCGCCAGCCAGACATCGAAGCCACCGGCATGCCGGTGGCTTTTTTGTTGGGCGCCAAGAACGTCGCGTTCGACGCCGGCGGGTGCGATCGCGGGATCAGCCCGCCACCGGTACCGGCTTGGGCTTGCGCCGGAAGATCAGCCGCCAGACCCACCACAGCAACAGCGCCACGACCAGGCTGATCAAGGCGACCAGCGATAGCGCGATCCACGGGTGGGCGAACACCAGCGCCAGGGTGCCGACCACGGCCAGGTCCTCGCCGACCGAGGCGGTCCAATTGGTCACCGGCTCCGGCGAGGTGTTGAGCAGCACGCGCGAGCCGGCCTTGAGCAGGTGGCTGCCCAGGGCGACGCCGGCGCCGGTGGCGAGCGCGCCCGCGCCGAGTTGGCCGTCCGGCGACAGCGTGGCCGCCGCCAGGAACGCGCCCGCGGGCACCCGCAGCAGGGTGTGCAGCAAGTCCCAGCCTGAATCCACGCCGGGGATCTTGTCGGCGAAGAATTCGGCGGCGGCGAGCACGCCTGACACGCCGATCACCCACGGCGACTGGGTCGCCTGCAGGGCCTGCGGCAGATCCAGCCAGCCCAGGGCGCCGGCGATGCCGACCCCGAACACGGTCAGGTAGACCCGGACCCCGGCCAACCAGGCGAGAACTACCCCAATTGCGAACAGGTGCGCATCGGACACGGCGGCAACCCCGCTAGACTTGTCGGCCGAGTATAGAACCACGCAGCGGCCCCCGCCGCCCCCGTCGCATGGCCAAGGCACCACCGCCCCGTTTCGTGATCGTCCAGCAGCAGCCCGACCGGCGGCCCCTGATCGTGGCCGTGGTCGCGGTGGTGTGGCTGGCCTCGCTGGCCGGCGCCTGGACCTGGGCGACCTGGCGCGCCGCGCCGCAGCTGCCCCGGGTCAGCGCCGAACTCGATGCGGTGCGCGCGACCCTGCGCGAGCGCCAGGCGCGCCTGGACCAGCTGGAGCAGCGCGAGGCCACGCTGGAGCGCTCGGATCAGATCAGCCGCGTCGCCAACAAGCAGGTGCAGGGCGCCCTGGCCGAGCGCGAGGAGGAGATCGCCGACCTGCGCGCCGACGTCGCCTTCTACGAGCGCCTGGTCGGTTCCACCGGCAAGCCGCAGGGCCTGAACGTGCATTCCACCCAGTTCTCGCCCGAAACCGGCGGCACCTGGCGTTATCTGATCGTGCTGACCCAGAACCTCAACCGCGGCGCGGTCAGCGCCGGCCGGCTCGAGTTCGCGGTCGAGGGCGTGCGCAACGGCAAGCTGGCCACGGTCGGCTGGAACGAGCTGCACCAGAAGCCGGCCGCGCCGGCGCAGGATTATTCTTTCCGCTACTTCCAGCAGCTCGACGGCAGCGTGATGCTGCCGGCCGGGTTCACGCCGCAGCGCGTGCGCGTGTCCCTGCGGGGCGACAACGCCTCGGTGGATCAGGCGTTCGACTGGCGCAGCGGCGCAACCGTCACCGGGGAAACCTAAGTCATGTTCAAGCCCAACAAACCCACCCAGCTCGCGGCCGGCCAGGTCGACACCATGATCGGCCCGCAGGTGGTGATCCGCGGCGACCTGCAGTTCAGCGGCGGGCTGTACATCGAGGGCCGCATCGTCGGCAAGATCGTCGCCGAACCGGGCCAGCTGGCGGTGCTGACCCTGGCCGAGAACGGCAGCATCGAGGGCGAGGTGCATGCGCCGGTGGTGATCATCAACGGCGAACTCACCGGCGACGTCTACGCCGCCGAGCGCGTCGAGCTGGCGGCCAAGGCGCGCGTGCTGGGCAACGTGCATTACAAGGTGGTCGAGATGATCGCCGGCTCCATGCTGACCGGCCGCCTGATCCATTCGGACACCGCCGGCGCGCCGCGCGCGGGCGCTGAAGCCCCGGTGACCGCGCACGCCCTGGCCGACTGAGGGCGATTGCGCCGGCCCGCGCCGCGCCCTATTAATGGGGCATGGCCCAATCCGAACATAGCCCCGAAGCACGCGATCCAGGGCCGCGCGGTCCCCAGAACGCACCCGCCCACTGGCGTTATGCGGCCGCCGTGGCGCTGACCGCCGTGCTCGCGTTCGGCGGCTGGGGCCTGTGGCGCGCGTTGTCGCCGGCGCCGCCGGCCACGCTCAGCCCCGACGCCGCGCGCGACTTGCGCGCCGAACGCGCCGAACTGGAACAGCTGCGCCAACGCGTGACCACGCTGAGCCGTTCCGACCAGATCAGCCGCGAGGCCAACCGCGACCTGCAGGGCACCTTGTCCGAGCGCGACGAGGAAATCGCCGGCCTGCGCGCCGACGTGGCCTTCTACGAGCGCCTGGTCGGCTCCACCGCCCAGCGCCGCGGCCTGGCCGTGCACGCCTTGCGCGTGCAGCCGCAGAACGGCGGCGCCTGGCATTTCACCAGCACGCTGACGCAGAACCTCAACCGTGGCGCGGTCAGCGCCGGGCGCCTGACGGTGGTGCTGGAAGGCACGCGTGGCGGCAAATTGCAGAAGCTGAGCTGGGACGATCTGCGCCAGCAGCCGAATTCGCCCGGGCTGGCGTACTCGTTCAAGTACTTCCAGCAGGTCGAGGGCGATGTGTTCCTGCCCGCGGGCGTGACGCCGGTGCGGTTGACCGTGCGCCTGACCCCGCAAAGCGGCGCGGCGGTGGAGCAGTCCTTCACCTGGGCCGAGGCCACGCGCGAGGGCAATGGGGCGACGGCGGTGGAGTAGGACCGCCGGCGTTCGCTTTTGCTCGTGATTTCCGCGCAGGCGGGCTCAGCTTTACTTCGGCGCGAACCGAGCATCCAGGGACTTCAGCCGGTGGCTGGGTTTCGCGGAGGAGTGTCAGGGTCGCGGCCTTCGCCTTTGCTCGTCATTCCCGCGAAGGCGGGCTCCGCTTTACTTCGGCGTAAGCCGAGCATCCAGGGACTTCAGCCGGTCGCCCAAGGCCCTACAGCGCCGCTCCAACCGCGTTACCCCCACCCATCGACCGCAGCGTTCGATCCGCGAGCTTGAATGCGCGGCCTTCGCCCCCCATCCTGACGGCATGGAAACCATCACTGCCCTGCCCACGGCGCCGGACTACCAGTCGCTGGAGCGTCCGCTCGAGTTCACCAGCGCGGCCGCGGCCAAGGTGCGCGAGCTGATCGCCGAAGAGGGCAATGCCGCGCTCAAGCTGCGCGTCTACATCCAGGGCGGCGGCTGTTCGGGCTTCCAATACGGGTTCGAGTTCGACGAGCAGCAGGGCGAAGACGACCTCGCCGTGCGCACCGACGAGGTGACCCTGCTGGTGGACCCGCTGAGCCTGCAGTACCTGATGGGCGCCGTGGTCGACTACACCGAAAGCCTGCACGGCGCGCAGTTCGTGATCCGCAATCCGAACGCCAAGACCACCTGCGGCTGCGGCTCCTCGTTCGCGGTGTGAGCGACGCGGCCGACCAAGCGGCGCGCGCGCCCTACGCCTTCGTCGAAGCCGGCAGCGACGCCGCGGTGCGCGCGGCGCTGGATCGTGCCGACCACCTGCGCGACCAGCCCGAGGCGCTGACTGCGCTGTGGCCGCGGGCGCGCGTGATCCTGCTAGACGACTCCGGCCAGGCCCTGGCCGACGACGAAGGCCAGCTGCTCGCCCCCACCGGCACCGAACTCAGCGCCGGTCCGGGCGGCGTGGGCGCGGCCGTGTTTCTGGGCCTGGCGCCCGACGGCGTCGGTTGGTTCGCGCTGGATTCGACCTTGTCCGCGTTCGAGGCGCCGCGCCGGGTCGACCTGCGCAGTGCCGCCGCGCACTGGCCGGCGCTGCATGCCAGCGTGTTCGCGCAGGCGCGCGCGCTGCAGCATTGGCGCACGCGCAACCGCCATTGCGGCGTCTGCGGCGGCGAGGTCGGATTCTCGCGCGGCGGCTGGCAAGGCCGCTGCGGCCAATGCGGCGCCGAGCACTACCCGCGCACCGATCCGGCGGTGATCGTCGCCGTCAGCGATGGCGAGCGCCTGTTGCTGGGCCGCCAGACCGGCTGG includes:
- a CDS encoding efflux RND transporter periplasmic adaptor subunit, whose product is MIMIPRSAALAFALALALTACGGGEEQAGGVPPPPELGVIKVQPASVPLQKDLVGRLAAYRSADVRARVPGVLQRRVYAEGSDVREGQVLFEIDPAQMQAEVGQAQASLASAQANYANAKAAADRARRLAPEKFISRSDLDNALAAERSGSAAVKQAEAALANSRINLGYATVRSPINGRAGKQQVTEGALVGQGTPTLLTTVDQIDQLYVNFSLSVSELEQIRRAQGGQAQGETQVQVVLPDGTVYQRPGTMDFSGDVVDPATGAIALRARVPNPDKTLLPGTYVTLKATLGNQANAFLVPQAALQRDAGGSYMLVVGADGKVARKGVTADRSQGGNWVISNGLAAGDQVVVSGIQRAVPGEAAKATPWQPEGKKDQPAAGAAPAAKD
- a CDS encoding DUF4126 domain-containing protein produces the protein MSDAHLFAIGVVLAWLAGVRVYLTVFGVGIAGALGWLDLPQALQATQSPWVIGVSGVLAAAEFFADKIPGVDSGWDLLHTLLRVPAGAFLAAATLSPDGQLGAGALATGAGVALGSHLLKAGSRVLLNTSPEPVTNWTASVGEDLAVVGTLALVFAHPWIALSLVALISLVVALLLWWVWRLIFRRKPKPVPVAG
- a CDS encoding DUF6776 family protein; this encodes MALTAVLAFGGWGLWRALSPAPPATLSPDAARDLRAERAELEQLRQRVTTLSRSDQISREANRDLQGTLSERDEEIAGLRADVAFYERLVGSTAQRRGLAVHALRVQPQNGGAWHFTSTLTQNLNRGAVSAGRLTVVLEGTRGGKLQKLSWDDLRQQPNSPGLAYSFKYFQQVEGDVFLPAGVTPVRLTVRLTPQSGAAVEQSFTWAEATREGNGATAVE
- the bfr gene encoding bacterioferritin, which produces MKGDPKVIEFLNKALYNELTAINQYFLHAKMLKNWGLKELADHEYHESIDEMKHADKLSERILFLDGLPNFQALGKLRIGENPRELLNCDLALELEALPVLRDGIKHAEAVGDYVSRQLFADILDSEEEHIDWIETQLALIDRLGEQNYLLTKIEE
- the queD gene encoding 6-carboxytetrahydropterin synthase QueD → MNIYKVFTLEAAHRLPNVPEGHKCARLHGHSFRVEVHLEGELGEHSGWVMDFGDVKKAFQPLYDQLDHHYLNDIPGLENPTSERLAVWIWERLKPALPLLSEIVVHETCTSGCRYRG
- a CDS encoding (2Fe-2S)-binding protein — protein: MYVCICNGVTERDILQAAEAGCRSVPELTMRTGAGANCGSCLDMASELLERARASRELPLPVLQQAA
- a CDS encoding multidrug efflux RND transporter permease subunit; translated protein: MSRFFINHPVFAWVIAILITLGGVLAIFNLGVESYPNIAPPQVGISASYPGASAETAEGAVTQVIEQQLTGIDNLDYFSSSSSASGGSSITLTFAPGTDPDIAQVQVQNKVALATPRLPEEVTRQGVVVAKSNSNFLMVVALRSENPGVDTNALSDMIGSRVLDQIARVPGVGSTQQFGSEYAMNIWLNPEQLQGYGLSATQVLSAVRGQNVQFAAGSIGAEPSPQEQAYTATVSAEGRFSTPEEFGNIILRANADGTTVRLKDVARIKIGSQSYGFEARWNGAPTGAFAVLLSPGANALGVAEAVRKRMDELQTSFPQGVKWFSPYDTSTFVRISVEEVVKTLLEAIVLVFLVMLIFLQNFRATLIPTLVIPIALMGTFLGMYILGFTINQLSLFGMVLAIGIVVDDAIVVIENVERIMTEEGLNARQATIKAMSQISGAVVAITVVLAAVFIPSAFQGGSAGEIYKQFAITIAMAMAFSAFLALGFTPALCASMLKPTEHHKSNFVFRAFNTVYNKVANTYVGHIGSAVKHAPRWMAVFVALAVLCGFLFTRLPGSFLPEEDQGYALALVQLPPGATMRRTQAVFDDMRKALEKQEGYDGMMEVAGFSFVGQGENMGMAFIRLKPWGERKVDASTFIQTTYGTLAGIRDAQIFVINLPTVSGLGSFGGFDMYLQDRGGKGREALAEARNILLGKAGENKALTGVRPNTQEDSPQLKLDVDRVQAQAMGLSVNDIYSSIQLMLAPVYVNDFVDNGRIKRVTMQADAQYRTGPEALSRFYTPNPSAATNVDGSAADVTTNAMIPLTNVVHSKWIMASPSLTRYNGYSAVEIVGSQAPGHSSGEAMNAMQAIVDNDLPEGFGYDWTGQSYQEILSGNQAPMLMALSILVVFLCLAALYESWSVPVAVLLVVPLGVLGAVVFSLLRGLPNDIYFKIGLITVIGLAAKNAILIVEFAIEQRQAGKTLREATIEACKLRFRPILMTSFAFIMGVIPLAISSGAGANSRHAIGTGVIGGMIFATFLGVLLIPVFYVVVRRILGDKLDEAPKIVRHDDEPPVVKPAT
- a CDS encoding DUF6776 family protein yields the protein MAKAPPPRFVIVQQQPDRRPLIVAVVAVVWLASLAGAWTWATWRAAPQLPRVSAELDAVRATLRERQARLDQLEQREATLERSDQISRVANKQVQGALAEREEEIADLRADVAFYERLVGSTGKPQGLNVHSTQFSPETGGTWRYLIVLTQNLNRGAVSAGRLEFAVEGVRNGKLATVGWNELHQKPAAPAQDYSFRYFQQLDGSVMLPAGFTPQRVRVSLRGDNASVDQAFDWRSGATVTGET
- a CDS encoding phasin family protein is translated as MYQQFNEQFAAATRQFADTAAQVNRLTLDNAEAVFGLQLAAIEDRVNATFAFFGEAAEARDFDALKTLWPKGVQVARENVERAVSTNQEVFGRTLKANEAIGELAKSQIESAAKTTQANVEKATKAATAKVAAK
- the nudC gene encoding NAD(+) diphosphatase; this translates as MRAALDRADHLRDQPEALTALWPRARVILLDDSGQALADDEGQLLAPTGTELSAGPGGVGAAVFLGLAPDGVGWFALDSTLSAFEAPRRVDLRSAAAHWPALHASVFAQARALQHWRTRNRHCGVCGGEVGFSRGGWQGRCGQCGAEHYPRTDPAVIVAVSDGERLLLGRQTGWPARRYSVLAGFVEPGESLEQTVAREVLEEAGVRVLRCHYMGSQPWPFPGALMLGFFAEAGPDEPQVGDELEEARWFSAQEVREAQARGERAPREDDDGPLLSPSISISRWLIDQWLAAAEARALR
- the erpA gene encoding iron-sulfur cluster insertion protein ErpA; protein product: METITALPTAPDYQSLERPLEFTSAAAAKVRELIAEEGNAALKLRVYIQGGGCSGFQYGFEFDEQQGEDDLAVRTDEVTLLVDPLSLQYLMGAVVDYTESLHGAQFVIRNPNAKTTCGCGSSFAV